One part of the Melospiza melodia melodia isolate bMelMel2 chromosome 3, bMelMel2.pri, whole genome shotgun sequence genome encodes these proteins:
- the SF3B5 gene encoding splicing factor 3B subunit 5: MTDRYTIHSQLEHLQSKYIGTGHADTTKWEWLVNQHRDSYCSYMGHFDLLNYFAIAENESKARVRFNLMEKMLQPCGPPADKPDES, encoded by the coding sequence ATGACGGACCGCTACACCATCCACAGCCAGCTAGAGCACCTGCAGTCCAAGTACATCGGCACGGGGCACGCCGACACCACCAAGTGGGAGTGGCTGGTGAACCAGCACCGCGACTCGTACTGCTCCTACATGGGCCACTTCGACCTGCTCAACTACTTCGCCATCGCCGAGAACGAGAGCAAGGCGCGCGTCCGCTTCAACCTGATGGAGAAGATGCTGCAGCCCTGCGGGCCGCCCGCAGACAAGCCCGACGAGTCCTGA